From the genome of Epinephelus lanceolatus isolate andai-2023 chromosome 23, ASM4190304v1, whole genome shotgun sequence, one region includes:
- the kcna1b gene encoding potassium voltage-gated channel subfamily A member 1, producing the protein MTVVSTENMDETSTLPGHPQDPYPPDDDHDDHDCCERVVINISGLRFETQLKTLAQFPETLLGNPKKRMRYFDPLRNEYFFDRNRPSFDAILYYYQSGGRLRRPVNVPLDMFSEEIKFYELGAEAMEKFREDEGFIREEERPLPEKEFQRQIWLLFEHPESSGPARGIAIVSVMVILISIVIFCLETLPELKEDPSQRMRQIGNTTVFYKANVLTDPFFVVETLCIIWFSFELIVRFFACPSKAAFFKNMMNSIDIVAIIPYFITLGTELADDQDNKEGKGGGEQATSLAILRVIRLVRVFRIFKLSRHSKGLQILGQTLKASMRELGLLIFFLFIGVILFSSAVYFAEAEEKESFFTSIPDAFWWAVVSMTTVGYGDMYPVTIGGKIVGSLCAIAGVLTIALPVPVIVSNFNYFYHRETEGEEQAQLLNVSNQNLASDTNSSRRSSSVVSKSEYMEIDEDMNNSIDNFREANLRTANCTAPSQNCVNKGKLLTDV; encoded by the coding sequence ATGACCGTGGTGTCCACAGAGAACATGGACGAGACCTCCACCCTGCCGGGACACCCGCAGGACCCCTACCCGCCCGACGACGACCACGACGACCACGACTGCTGCGAGCGGGTGGTCATCAACATCTCGGGGCTGCGCTTCGAGACCCAGCTAAAGACACTAGCCCAGTTCCCCGAGACTCTCCTCGGGAACCCCAAGAAGAGGATGCGCTACTTTGACCCTTTACGAAACGAGTATTTCTTCGACCGGAATCGCCCGAGTTTCGACGCCATCTTGTATTATTACCAGTCAGGGGGACGGCTAAGAAGACCGGTCAACGTGCCGCTGGATATGTTCTCAGAGGAGATAAAGTTTTATGAACTCGGCGCGGAGGCCATGGAGAAGTTTCGAGAGGATGAGGGATTTATCCGGGAGGAGGAGCGGCCCCTGCCAGAGAAGGAGTTCCAGCGGCAGATCTGGCTCCTCTTTGAGCATCCAGAGAGCTCAGGGCCCGCCCGGGGGATCGCCATCGTCTCGGTGATGGTTATTCTTATTTCAATAGTTATATTTTGTTTGGAGACATTACCAGAGTTGAAGGAGGATCCCAGCCAGCGGATGCGCCAGATCGGGAACACCACCGTGTTTTACAAAGCAAATGTCCTCACAGACCCTTTCTTCGTGGTGGAGACGCTCTGCATCATCTGGTTTTCTTTTGAGTTGATAGTCCGGTTTTTCGCCTGTCCCAGCAAGGCAGCATTCTTTAAAAACATGATGAACTCTATTGATATTGTGGCTATAATCCCATACTTCATCACACTTGGAACAGAGCTGGCCGACGACCAAGACAACAAGGAGGGGAAGGGAGGAGGGGAACAGGCCACATCTCTGGCTATTCTCAGGGTAATCCGTCTTGTGAGGGTGTTCAGGATCTTTAAACTGTCCCGACACTCAAAGGGGCTCCAGATTTTGGGGCAAACTCTAAAGGCGAGCATGAGGGAGCTGGGCTTGctcattttcttcctcttcatcgGTGTGATTTTGTTCTCCAGCGCTGTCTACTTTGCCGAGGCCGAGGAGAAGGAGTCGTTCTTCACCAGCATCCCGGATGCTTTCTGGTGGGCAGTAGTGTCCATGACCACTGTCGGCTATGGGGACATGTACCCCGTGACCATCGGGGGGAAGATCGTGGGCTCGCTGTGCGCCATTGCCGGAGTGTTGACCATCGCACTCCCGGTGCCTGTCATTGTGTCCAACTTCAACTACTTCTACCACCGGGAGACGGAGGGTGAGGAGCAGGCCCAGCTGCTCAATGTCAGCAACCAGAACTTGGCGTCGGACACCAACTCGAGCCGCCGCAGCTCCTCAGTAGTCAGCAAGTCGGAGTACATGGAGATAGATGAGGACATGAACAACAGCATCGATAACTTTAGGGAAGCGAACCTTAGGACTGCCAACTGCACGGCTCCCAGTCAGAACTGTGTGAACAAGGGGAAGCTGCTCACCGACGTGTGA